The following DNA comes from Arcobacter cloacae.
TTTACTTACATCGTTTGCTATTGGTTTTAAAATTTCTCTTATGTAAGCATATAAAGCATATTGACTTCCTCTATATCCTTTTGATTTTATATCTTTTAAAATTCTACTAGCTTTTAAATTTTTCTTTAAAAATGACTCTTTGATAAAATCAATAAATGGTTCAACTGCTTCATTTATTTTTTTCTCACCTCTGTTATATAAAGGTAATTCATCATTTAATAATGCTTTTTTTACAGTATTTCTACTAATACCTAACATTAAAGCAATTGTTCTAGTTCCTAAGTTTGGATCTTTCTTTTTTAGATTACGAATAGTTACCCAATCCTCCATACTAATCATCTCCTTTTACCTTTCTTCATAATTATTATTTTTATGAGAAAAGAGTATGTTTTTTTAGTTTACAGGTGGGTCAAAAGTTTTCAAAATAGTGGGTCAATTTTCAGTCAAAAAATTCAGTTTCTTCTAATTCATCTAATTTTTTAAATTTTTTATTTATAGAAGAGGGATATTTTACTTTTGATAGAGGATTTATATTAATAATGTCATTTTCAAAAGCTTTATTTAGAATTAAATTTAAAATAGAGCGATATCTTATTACTGTATGAGTACTATATTTATCTAGAAGCTTATTTTGCCACTCTTCGAGTTGTAAAGGTTTAATTTCGTCTATATTGTATTTTAAAAAGTAGGGTTTAATTTGTTTTTCATAAATAGAGTAATTTGCTTCATAAATGTGTTCTCTAACACTTCCTTTGTATATTTCAAAGAATTTGATTGAAAACTCATTAAATAGAATATCTTTTTTTAGATATTCTATTATTGTATTTCCAGTAAGAGTTTTAAAAATTTCTGGAATAATATTTCTTTTTAATTCTTTTAGATTTGTTTCATTTGCTACTAATCCAGTGCTTCTTTTTATTCTTTTCCCATTATAAATAAAATCTAAATAGTACTTGTTATATCTCGTTCTTATAGTTACTCTTACATTATCGTAAATAAATTTTAGAATTAAATTTTTATTCATAAAATCCCCTTTAAAATTTTAGATGAAACTTTACTAAGAACAATTTTTTCTTTTTCTTTTTTCTTAATAATTTTTATTTTATTAATGTAATTCATCTTAAATTCGATCAAAGCTTCTGGAATAAATTCTATTTTGTTGTGTTCGTTTATAATGTAATGTTCATTAAGTTTAAATTCTCCTGTTTCGATGTAATCATTGATTTCTTCAGCTGAGACCTTTAAAAATTTTGCAACAGCACTTTTTGTTATTAGCTTAGGAAGTAATAGTTGTATTAATAACTCTAATCTTTGTAAAGATTTTGTGATTTGTTTTAATATATTTTCAAGTGATTCAAACATTTTATTCTCCTTTTATTTTTTATATATTCATATTTTTTGAGTTATCGTAAGATATCTTGTAAATCGTATTCATTATAGAACTCTATTAATGGAGTTATCTTGGTTATCTTGCCTATCTGAGGTATTTAGCAGCTCAAAGACTAATTTATTATTTTGTTTGGGAACTCTTGTAGCTTTCCAATGCTTATCTTTACCACTTTGGATGATTTTATTAGCTTTATCTTTGTTATATCCTATATCAATTAAAAAGCTTAAAATATCACTATATTTTGGTTTTTCTTTACATGAGGTAATGAATTTTATAATCTCTTCTTTGATTTCAAAATCTTCTTTTGTCTCCATTGCATAGTCCACATCAA
Coding sequences within:
- a CDS encoding Arm DNA-binding domain-containing protein produces the protein MNKNLILKFIYDNVRVTIRTRYNKYYLDFIYNGKRIKRSTGLVANETNLKELKRNIIPEIFKTLTGNTIIEYLKKDILFNEFSIKFFEIYKGSVREHIYEANYSIYEKQIKPYFLKYNIDEIKPLQLEEWQNKLLDKYSTHTVIRYRSILNLILNKAFENDIININPLSKVKYPSSINKKFKKLDELEETEFFD